The proteins below come from a single Rhodohalobacter sp. SW132 genomic window:
- a CDS encoding SPFH domain-containing protein: MSPIEIFSQVILALFAIYLTFKFLQALRLVPNKFAHIVERLGNYHRTLGPGFHALIPFVDKVVYKQDLREETIEVEPQECFTKDNVKVEVDGVLYLSVVDPVNASYGITDYRYAAVQLAQTTTRSVIGLLDLDETFEERAKMSKKVVEVLGDVEKLWGIRVHRYEIKNINTPRTVQKAMERQMTAERERRAVIAKSEGVRDSAVNDAQGRRQEIVNISEAEMQRRINEAEGLAKEIETIAEATAVSIEQVAKALSEPKGKEAMDLQLKQRYLTVMEGLGKEENQIILPKDLTDYDSLMKGLALDKPERILTDKTTS, from the coding sequence ATGAGTCCAATAGAAATTTTCAGCCAGGTAATACTGGCACTATTTGCAATTTATCTGACCTTCAAATTTCTGCAGGCACTCCGATTGGTGCCGAATAAGTTCGCCCACATCGTGGAGCGTCTGGGGAATTATCATCGCACACTCGGGCCGGGCTTTCACGCGCTCATTCCGTTTGTGGATAAAGTGGTGTACAAACAGGATCTCCGCGAGGAAACGATTGAAGTTGAGCCGCAGGAGTGTTTCACCAAAGATAACGTAAAAGTTGAGGTGGACGGTGTTCTTTACCTGAGCGTGGTTGACCCGGTTAACGCCAGTTACGGCATTACCGACTACCGATATGCTGCCGTTCAGCTTGCCCAAACCACAACCCGTTCAGTCATCGGACTGCTTGATCTCGATGAAACATTTGAGGAACGGGCGAAAATGAGCAAAAAAGTTGTTGAAGTGCTTGGCGATGTGGAAAAACTCTGGGGAATTCGCGTCCACCGTTACGAGATTAAAAACATCAACACACCGCGAACGGTTCAAAAAGCGATGGAGCGGCAGATGACGGCCGAACGGGAACGTCGTGCCGTGATTGCAAAATCAGAAGGTGTGCGTGATTCAGCTGTAAATGATGCGCAGGGACGCAGACAGGAGATCGTAAACATCTCAGAAGCGGAAATGCAGCGGCGTATTAACGAAGCAGAAGGTTTGGCGAAGGAGATCGAGACGATCGCTGAAGCAACGGCAGTTTCTATTGAACAGGTCGCTAAAGCACTTTCGGAACCCAAAGGAAAGGAAGCGATGGATCTGCAGCTGAAGCAAAGATACCTCACGGTGATGGAGGGCCTCGGTAAAGAAGAAAACCAGATCATCCTGCCAAAAGATCTCACCGATTACGACTCCCTGATGAAGGGCCTCGCTCTTGACAAACCGGAGCGTATTCTTACAGACAAAACAACTTCATAA
- a CDS encoding HIT family protein: MATIFTQIINGKIPCYKIAENSTHIAFLDINPIAKGHTLVVPKKEIDYLFDLPEPLLSDTIIFAKKITEAIDRALHPIRTGVIVEGLEVPHAHIHLVPIYKESQNLALGNPIDVSEDEMTKIGKQIAAEVSL; the protein is encoded by the coding sequence ATGGCAACTATTTTCACACAGATCATAAATGGTAAAATTCCGTGCTACAAAATCGCGGAAAACAGCACTCATATCGCATTTTTAGATATTAACCCGATTGCTAAAGGGCACACTCTGGTTGTACCCAAAAAAGAGATCGATTACCTATTTGACTTACCCGAACCGCTTCTCTCCGACACAATTATTTTTGCAAAAAAAATTACCGAAGCGATTGACAGAGCGCTTCACCCGATCCGTACTGGTGTAATTGTGGAAGGTCTTGAAGTGCCGCACGCCCACATCCACCTGGTTCCAATCTATAAAGAATCACAAAACCTGGCGCTTGGAAACCCAATCGATGTTTCGGAAGATGAAATGACTAAAATCGGTAAGCAAATCGCAGCAGAGGTCTCTTTATGA
- a CDS encoding peptidylprolyl isomerase, producing the protein MKAEIEIKQGTLGIELYEDDAPGTVENFVSLVKKGFYDGLTFHRVIPGFVVQGGCPDGTGAGGPGYTIDCELDGDKQYHDRGVLSMAHAGRDTGGSQFFICHSRKNTAHLDGNHTVFGKVVENVDLIDQIKPKDKMVEVRILENED; encoded by the coding sequence ATGAAAGCAGAAATTGAGATCAAACAAGGCACACTCGGAATTGAATTGTATGAAGATGATGCACCCGGAACCGTTGAGAATTTCGTGAGCCTCGTAAAGAAAGGATTTTATGATGGACTTACGTTTCACCGCGTGATACCCGGCTTTGTGGTCCAGGGCGGGTGCCCCGATGGTACAGGTGCCGGCGGCCCGGGGTATACGATAGATTGTGAGCTCGACGGGGATAAACAATACCACGATCGCGGCGTGCTCTCAATGGCACATGCCGGAAGAGATACGGGCGGATCGCAGTTTTTTATCTGCCACAGCCGAAAGAACACCGCCCACCTCGATGGCAATCACACCGTATTCGGGAAAGTGGTGGAGAATGTAGATCTGATCGATCAGATCAAACCAAAGGATAAAATGGTTGAAGTACGGATCCTGGAGAATGAAGATTAA
- a CDS encoding type II 3-dehydroquinate dehydratase — protein sequence MNILVLNGPNLNLLGDRDKNTYGSESLGQINSGLEKAFPDIQFTFLQSNHEGELIDAIHNARDGSFDALIANWGGFTHSSVAIRDALALLGIPKIEVHLSNIHGREEFRERSITGKMMSGIITGFGAISYHLGVEAAKKLISGS from the coding sequence ATGAACATCCTGGTATTGAATGGTCCGAATCTAAACCTATTGGGCGACCGCGACAAAAACACGTATGGTTCCGAATCACTCGGGCAGATCAATTCCGGCCTCGAAAAAGCTTTTCCTGATATTCAATTCACCTTCCTTCAAAGCAATCATGAGGGTGAGCTGATCGATGCCATTCACAACGCCAGAGATGGTTCATTTGACGCTCTTATCGCAAACTGGGGCGGCTTCACCCACTCATCGGTTGCCATCCGGGATGCGCTTGCTCTTCTGGGGATCCCGAAAATTGAGGTGCATCTCTCCAATATCCACGGCCGCGAAGAGTTCAGGGAGCGATCCATCACCGGTAAAATGATGAGCGGAATCATTACCGGTTTTGGCGCCATTAGCTATCACCTCGGGGTGGAAGCGGCAAAAAAGCTCATCTCCGGGAGCTGA
- a CDS encoding lipopolysaccharide biosynthesis protein: MNKLRELFSDTLIFGFSSVVARFMNYLLVPFHTDAFNPARYSIVALAYAALTFLNVIVQMGMESAYLRYAEDRKEASNIFKTIQITLLVTSSLIVLILWLLMPAALSQMNLDSDTSAIFVMMLGILWFDTLAIVPLAELRLVRKSIQFAVFKILNVIINVGLNFYLILALNFGIEAVFIANLAASALLTIIVWVYTAEHWQGNWKREWLGTIFRFGLPFIPAGLGHAINEMIDRFLLNNMDPAVSQRLYGDGVTPEDVVGIYSACYKLAVFMLLIVQMYRMAWQPFFMRHSRDDDASKTFSQAFIFFNAFAAPAYLAVSLFRYQIVAIEIPGVGWTLINSSYWAGIEIVPLLLMAYWFQGWYINFSSGIFIKEKTSVLYKITLLGAAITLGVNILLIPVFGMMGSAAATLISYAVMAFVLGIYSKNVMKVAYHIPATFCLMGACMALIYLQPAFSSVPGIGELTGKIVFLLGGLLLSGLYLWWFVFRERNTLQ; this comes from the coding sequence GTGAATAAACTGCGCGAACTTTTTTCCGACACCCTGATTTTCGGCTTTAGCAGCGTTGTCGCGCGGTTTATGAATTATCTGCTCGTACCGTTTCATACCGACGCTTTCAACCCGGCCCGCTACAGCATCGTTGCCCTGGCGTACGCAGCCCTAACATTTTTAAACGTGATTGTTCAGATGGGGATGGAGTCGGCTTACCTGCGATATGCAGAAGACCGGAAAGAAGCGTCCAATATTTTTAAAACCATTCAGATCACGCTACTCGTCACCTCTTCGCTGATTGTGCTGATCCTTTGGCTGCTGATGCCAGCCGCACTCTCCCAGATGAATCTCGACAGCGATACATCAGCCATTTTTGTGATGATGCTCGGGATTCTCTGGTTTGATACGCTCGCGATTGTCCCCCTCGCTGAACTGCGGCTCGTGAGAAAATCGATTCAATTTGCGGTATTCAAAATTCTGAATGTAATCATAAATGTTGGCCTGAATTTCTACCTGATTCTCGCCCTCAATTTCGGTATCGAAGCGGTATTTATCGCAAACCTGGCGGCGTCGGCGCTGCTAACCATCATTGTGTGGGTCTACACCGCTGAACACTGGCAGGGAAACTGGAAGCGCGAATGGCTCGGTACTATTTTCAGATTTGGCCTCCCGTTTATTCCTGCAGGGCTCGGTCACGCGATCAACGAAATGATCGACCGTTTTCTGTTGAACAATATGGATCCGGCCGTATCCCAAAGGCTCTATGGGGATGGTGTTACACCTGAAGATGTGGTTGGTATTTACAGCGCATGTTACAAACTTGCGGTTTTCATGCTGCTGATTGTGCAGATGTACCGCATGGCGTGGCAGCCATTTTTCATGCGCCATTCCCGCGATGATGACGCTTCCAAAACATTCAGTCAGGCATTCATTTTTTTCAACGCATTTGCAGCCCCCGCCTATCTTGCTGTATCGCTCTTCAGGTATCAGATTGTGGCGATTGAAATTCCGGGAGTGGGATGGACCCTCATCAACTCTTCCTACTGGGCCGGTATTGAAATCGTGCCGCTTCTGCTGATGGCCTACTGGTTCCAGGGGTGGTACATCAACTTTTCATCGGGCATTTTTATTAAAGAAAAAACCTCGGTGCTCTATAAAATTACGCTGCTGGGAGCGGCCATTACCCTTGGGGTAAATATTCTGCTTATCCCGGTTTTTGGAATGATGGGTTCCGCTGCTGCCACGCTTATAAGTTATGCCGTAATGGCTTTTGTGCTCGGTATATACAGTAAAAATGTAATGAAAGTAGCCTATCACATACCGGCCACATTCTGCCTGATGGGGGCATGCATGGCGCTGATATATCTTCAGCCGGCTTTCTCTTCTGTACCCGGCATCGGCGAATTAACAGGTAAAATTGTTTTTCTGCTTGGCGGATTACTCCTCAGCGGATTGTACCTCTGGTGGTTCGTTTTTCGGGAAAGGAACACCCTGCAATAA
- a CDS encoding NfeD family protein gives MDTELLTWIFLGGGILLMLLEFIAPSGLALFLGFSGLSVGILRFLGILTGTGSSIAAWLILSVVLTIAIRPFIKKYFKAESFFKYADEDYEAMDQIVEVTETVNDEDNNGKIRLNGTTWRARSLEGSIKPGKKVRIRYRENTTWIVEPIGVKEPTKEQLRNLKKNKN, from the coding sequence ATGGATACAGAACTACTTACGTGGATCTTCCTTGGCGGAGGGATTCTCCTGATGCTTCTCGAATTTATTGCACCCAGCGGACTCGCTCTTTTTCTTGGATTCAGCGGGCTTAGTGTGGGTATTTTACGGTTTTTGGGAATTTTAACCGGAACAGGCTCATCCATTGCCGCATGGCTGATTTTATCGGTCGTACTTACTATTGCCATCCGCCCGTTCATCAAAAAATATTTTAAAGCCGAAAGCTTTTTTAAATATGCCGATGAAGATTACGAGGCGATGGACCAAATTGTGGAGGTCACCGAAACTGTAAACGACGAAGATAACAACGGGAAAATTCGGCTTAACGGAACAACCTGGAGAGCAAGATCCCTGGAGGGATCCATCAAACCCGGAAAAAAAGTACGAATCCGCTATCGGGAAAATACAACCTGGATTGTGGAGCCGATCGGCGTGAAAGAGCCAACAAAAGAACAACTGCGTAACCTGAAAAAAAATAAAAACTGA
- a CDS encoding NAD(P)/FAD-dependent oxidoreductase, whose translation MPQTHQLRVYPEVAAQEDLLKDHVSQQLNIPKDDIRHVQILRRSIDARQKQVIINLKVDVYVNEEFSEEPVTLPHYPDVSSAKEVLIVGMGPAGLFAALQLIEEGFKPIILERGKDVKKRIKDLKGINVDHVVNEDSNYCFGEGGAGTYSDGKLYTRSKKRGDVQRILELFVGFGAVKEIMVDAHPHIGTNKLPPIIAKMRECVLNSGGEIHFNTRVTDLIITRDKVHGVETLGGVTYHSDKVILATGHSARDIFEMLHRKGVKIDLKPLAVGVRVEHSQSLIDSIQYSCDVRSPHLPPSAYSIVKQVDGRGVYSFCMCPGGVIAPCATKPGEIVTNGWSSSRRARATANSGIVVELYEKDFASFSEYGPLAAMEFQKSIEQKAWAEGGKTQTAPAQRLVDFTEGRVSDDLPNTSYSPGITSVDLRSVLPDFIYHSLKNGFKQFDKSMRGYLTNDAVVHAPETRTSSPVSIPRDWKTLQHPGVAGLYPCGEGAGYSGGIVSAAMDGIRCAKQAAQSG comes from the coding sequence ATGCCCCAAACTCACCAGCTACGCGTTTATCCGGAAGTTGCCGCTCAGGAAGATCTGCTGAAGGATCATGTTTCTCAGCAATTGAATATTCCAAAAGATGATATCCGGCACGTACAAATTCTTCGCCGATCGATTGATGCACGGCAAAAACAGGTGATCATCAACCTCAAAGTGGACGTTTATGTAAATGAGGAGTTCAGTGAAGAGCCTGTAACGCTGCCCCATTATCCCGATGTCTCTTCCGCCAAAGAAGTATTGATTGTAGGCATGGGTCCGGCTGGCTTGTTTGCCGCCCTGCAGCTGATCGAAGAGGGTTTCAAACCGATTATCCTGGAACGCGGAAAAGATGTAAAAAAGCGGATTAAAGATTTGAAAGGGATCAACGTGGATCATGTCGTAAACGAAGATTCCAACTACTGTTTTGGGGAGGGAGGTGCCGGCACGTACTCTGATGGCAAACTCTACACACGCTCTAAAAAACGCGGTGACGTTCAGCGAATCCTTGAACTTTTCGTTGGATTCGGCGCTGTAAAAGAGATCATGGTGGATGCCCATCCGCATATCGGCACGAATAAACTCCCGCCAATTATCGCAAAGATGAGAGAGTGCGTACTCAATTCCGGCGGTGAAATCCATTTCAACACTCGTGTCACCGATCTGATCATCACGAGAGATAAAGTTCACGGTGTAGAAACTCTCGGCGGCGTAACCTATCACTCCGACAAGGTAATCCTGGCAACCGGTCACTCGGCAAGAGACATTTTTGAAATGCTTCACCGGAAAGGTGTTAAAATTGACCTGAAACCGCTGGCCGTGGGTGTACGTGTGGAACACTCGCAGTCGCTGATCGACTCCATTCAGTACAGTTGTGATGTACGAAGTCCACATCTGCCGCCATCGGCTTACAGTATCGTTAAGCAGGTGGATGGACGCGGGGTGTACTCTTTCTGTATGTGTCCGGGGGGTGTGATTGCTCCGTGCGCCACAAAACCGGGTGAAATTGTAACCAACGGCTGGTCCTCTTCACGCCGGGCCCGGGCAACAGCTAATTCCGGGATTGTCGTAGAGCTCTATGAAAAAGATTTTGCTTCATTCAGTGAGTATGGTCCGCTTGCTGCAATGGAGTTTCAAAAATCGATTGAGCAGAAGGCATGGGCTGAAGGCGGAAAAACACAAACTGCCCCCGCTCAGCGCTTGGTCGATTTTACTGAAGGACGGGTTTCTGATGACCTCCCCAACACATCGTACTCCCCGGGAATTACATCCGTTGACCTTAGATCTGTCCTTCCTGATTTCATCTATCATTCCCTGAAAAATGGTTTCAAACAGTTCGATAAATCGATGAGGGGATACCTGACCAATGATGCCGTGGTGCATGCGCCGGAAACCCGGACGTCGTCCCCGGTAAGTATTCCGCGTGACTGGAAAACACTGCAGCATCCCGGCGTAGCCGGACTCTATCCGTGCGGTGAAGGGGCAGGGTACTCAGGCGGTATTGTATCAGCCGCTATGGATGGAATTCGCTGTGCTAAACAAGCGGCCCAATCCGGATAA
- a CDS encoding lytic murein transglycosylase, whose amino-acid sequence MHYKISSISLVLILFFAFSQSAVASDNNDVKDKYKERLASLTEYFQSNGMNIEGQLNDSRFELYEGIGDRFRNSAERRTLSLEEYKGVLGFNDKKAKITGFIEANLDQLKKAEEEYNIPRYVIAAIIGIESDYGRNIGSFNPFNSYVSMYAVDYRAEFARAQLKELIEFVNRHEIDVFELKSSYAGAMTFAQFIPYSLNKWFVGDDIFDMNNNIMSVGNYLAYFVERTGSVNRAVFRYNPSELYTSAVMALAEEAEALAN is encoded by the coding sequence ATGCATTACAAAATATCATCCATCTCTTTAGTCCTGATTCTGTTTTTCGCATTCTCTCAATCAGCAGTCGCATCAGATAACAACGATGTTAAAGATAAATACAAAGAGCGCCTGGCATCACTCACAGAATATTTTCAGTCCAACGGAATGAATATTGAAGGCCAGCTTAACGATTCACGGTTTGAACTTTATGAGGGGATTGGCGACCGGTTCAGAAATTCAGCTGAGCGAAGAACTCTCAGTCTGGAAGAGTATAAAGGAGTATTAGGCTTTAACGACAAAAAAGCCAAGATCACTGGATTTATCGAAGCAAATCTCGATCAGCTTAAAAAGGCCGAAGAGGAGTATAACATCCCAAGATATGTGATAGCCGCAATTATAGGAATTGAGTCAGACTACGGGCGAAATATCGGGAGTTTTAACCCATTTAACTCCTACGTTTCCATGTATGCTGTGGATTACCGCGCCGAATTTGCACGCGCCCAGCTTAAGGAACTGATAGAGTTTGTGAACCGGCACGAAATCGATGTTTTCGAACTGAAATCGAGTTATGCAGGTGCAATGACCTTTGCCCAGTTCATCCCATACTCGCTCAATAAATGGTTTGTAGGTGATGATATTTTTGATATGAACAACAACATCATGTCAGTAGGCAACTATCTCGCATATTTCGTTGAACGAACCGGGAGCGTCAATCGGGCTGTTTTCCGATACAACCCGAGTGAGCTCTACACCAGCGCGGTTATGGCTCTCGCCGAAGAAGCTGAGGCCCTGGCCAATTAA
- a CDS encoding SPFH domain-containing protein, protein MWTTLLILLVILFVIVTRLFIIVEFREEVIQERLGKYKKTLSPGFHFMIPFVDRAAYRQEMREQVIDVPSQTCITKDNIEVSVDGLVYVKVMDSYRASYGISDYVAAAVNLAQTTMRSEIGKITLDDTFSERDMMNENIVNEIDNAADPWGIKVMRYEIRNISPSNAIVDTMEKQMEAEREKRAEIVNSEGFREARINESKGERESQILISEAQRQRRINEAKGRAQEIELVATATANGIRRVATAIEKPGGAVAVKTKLVEQYIDQFGKIIKNTNVSVLPTETANLKTFFEGVGTLKKHTQVNPSANSNPQNLSS, encoded by the coding sequence ATGTGGACAACACTACTCATACTGCTGGTAATCCTTTTCGTGATTGTCACCCGACTGTTTATCATCGTGGAGTTTCGCGAAGAAGTGATACAAGAACGTCTTGGCAAATACAAAAAAACTCTCTCACCGGGATTTCATTTTATGATTCCCTTTGTTGACCGCGCCGCCTACCGGCAGGAGATGCGTGAACAGGTGATTGATGTACCGAGCCAGACCTGTATCACAAAAGACAATATTGAAGTTTCTGTTGACGGCCTTGTGTATGTCAAGGTGATGGACTCTTATCGCGCCAGCTACGGAATCTCCGACTATGTGGCTGCGGCTGTGAATCTCGCTCAAACTACAATGCGAAGTGAAATCGGTAAAATTACGCTGGATGATACCTTCTCAGAGCGTGATATGATGAACGAAAATATCGTAAATGAGATCGATAATGCCGCCGATCCGTGGGGAATTAAGGTGATGCGTTACGAGATCAGAAACATCAGCCCATCGAACGCCATCGTGGATACAATGGAGAAGCAGATGGAAGCTGAGCGTGAAAAGCGGGCGGAGATCGTAAATTCCGAAGGTTTCCGTGAAGCTCGAATTAATGAATCTAAAGGGGAAAGGGAAAGTCAGATTCTGATTTCCGAGGCCCAGCGCCAGCGCCGTATCAATGAAGCAAAAGGACGAGCGCAGGAGATCGAGCTGGTAGCAACGGCTACGGCCAACGGTATCCGGCGGGTGGCAACGGCAATCGAAAAACCGGGTGGTGCAGTAGCCGTTAAAACCAAGCTTGTAGAGCAGTATATCGATCAGTTTGGCAAGATCATCAAGAATACAAATGTCTCCGTTCTTCCTACCGAAACGGCAAACCTGAAAACCTTTTTCGAAGGCGTTGGCACGCTGAAAAAGCATACCCAGGTCAACCCATCTGCAAACAGTAATCCTCAAAACTTGTCATCATGA